CGTTCCCGGCGACGTCAGCCTGGAGGTCGTGGCGACGGACTTCGAGGGCATGGTCAAGGAGGGCAAGGAGCTGGCGCAGGTCGCGAAGAACGTCGTGGTCAAGTGCCCGCTGACCAAGGACGGGCTCAAGGCCGTCAAGTACCTCTCGGGCGAGGGGATACGGATCAACCAGACGCTCTGTTTCTCGGCGCCCCAGGCGCTGCTTTCAGCCAAGGCCGGTGCGACCTACATCAGCCCCTTCCTCGGGCGCCTCGACGACATCGGCGCGGTGGGTATGGATCTGGTGCGGGACATCTGCGAGATCTACCGCAACTACGGCTTCAAGACCCAGGTGCTCGCGGCCTCGATCCGCAGCCCGCTTCACGTGGTGGACGCGGCGAAGGCGGGGGCGCACGTGTGCACGATGCCGTTCTCCGTGCTGGAGATGCTGATGAAGCATCCGTTGACGGATATCGGGTTGAAGAAGTTCCTCGATGATTGGAACAAGTCGGGGGCGAAGATTTAGGCTGCTGCTGTCTTAGCGCTCTGCGCCGGGCAGCGGCGCGGCCGGGGCGCCGATCAACTCGGGCCTCGCCTCACGGCTTCGCCGCTCAGCTCGAACTGCTACCCCCGACGGCCATGGGGGTTCGGGGGGCATCCCCGGCCCCACCGCCGCCCTGACCCTTCTTGAGGTTTCCTCTCAGTGCCAGCTTTTCTATTAGTGCCATCCGCGGTGCGGCTTCCGCCCTTTCGCTGTCGGCTGGCCGTATACCTGGGTGTATGGGCGCTTTGGAGGAGGAGCGGCGGTGGATGGGGCGGGTGGCCCGGGGGGACGAGGCGGCCTTCGGCGAGCTTGTCGGGCGGTATGGGGGGCGGCTGCTTGGGGTGGCGCGGCGCCTCTTGGGGTCGCGGGCCGACGCTGAAGATGCCGTGCAGCGCGCGCTCCTCCAGTGTTACCTGGGCGCGGGGACGTACCGCTCCGAGTGGGCCGTGTCCACGTGGCTGTACCGGATCCTGACCAACGTCTGCATGGACGAGCTCAGGCGCCGCAAAAGCCGCTCGGGCGAGCTCGAGCCCCCGGCGCGTCCCGATCCGCCGGGCGAGCACCTCGACCTCCGCCGGGCGCTCCACCGCGTGCCGACCGAGGCGCGCGTGCTCCTGGCGCTGCGGTACGTGGACGGGCTTTCCTACGGCGAGCTCGCGCGCATCCGCGGCATCTCGATCAACACGGTCAAGAGCCAGCTCCAGCGGGGCAAGAGCCTGCTCAAGACTGCGCTCACCAAAGGAGATCCGGCATGAAGACGGACCGCATCGACGACATCCTCAAGCGGTACTTCCAGCCCGACGCCGAGCCGGGAGATCTGGCGAAGCAGGTGCTCATGGCGGCGCGCGCGTCGGCGCGGGAGACCGGCCGGCTCCTCGACAGGATCTCCATCCAGGCGACCCCCGACGGCGTCTCGCTGATCCGCGCCGGGCGCCTCCCGAAGCCCGCCACGGCGGCCGCGCGCAGAGTGGCTACGCTCGCGCGCGAGGAGCTTTCCGAGTACTTCCAGGGCAAGCGGGCCTTCTTCTCCGTGCCGGTGGATCTCTCCGAGGCGCCGGACTTCCAGAAGAAGGTCCTCGCCGCGGCCCGCCGCATCCCGTTCGGCGAGGTGCGTCCCTACGCCTGGGTCGCCCGGCGCATCGGCCACCCGCGCGCGGTGCGGGCCGTCGGCACGGCGCTCGGAAGGAATCCCGTGCCCTTCATCGTGCCCTGCCACCGCGTGCTGCAGACGGGCGGCGGGCTCGGCGGCTATCTCTTCGGCACGGACGTGAAGCGCCGGCTCCTGTCTCTCGAGCGGACCACGCCGGTCTACGAAGGCTGCGCCAGCACCCGCATCGTCTGCCGCGTGGGCTGCGTTCACGGCCGCCACATGCGCCCCGACAACCGCGTGGTCTTCGCGTCGGTGGACGACGCGCGCTCCGTCGGCTACCGCCCGTGCAAAGTCTGCAAGCCCCAAGCGGCGTGAACACGTCGATCGCCGACCGGCTGACCCGGCTCGACTGGGCCGAGATCGGGGCTTCGCTCGATGAGTGGGGCCATGCGCGGACTCCCGCGCTCCTGAGCCCTGCCGAATGCGCCGAGCTGCGCGTCCTCTACGCGGATCCCGCGCGCTTCAGGAGCCGGGTGGATATGGCGCGGTACCGCTTCGGCGTGGGCGAGTACAAGTACTTCTCCGAGCCGCTGCCGCCCAGCGTTCGGGAGATTCGCGAGCGCGCCTACCCGCCGCTGGCGGTCATCGCCAACCGATGGGAGGCCGCGCTCAAGACGCGGGTCCGCTACTCCGCGGACCTCGCCGGACTGCTGACTCTCTGTGCGCGCCGCGGCCAGAAGAAGCCCACGCCGCTGCTGCTGCGCTACGACGCGGGGGGCTACAACTGCCTCCACCAGGATCTCTACGGCGAGGTGGTCTTTCCCATCCAGCTGACGGTGCTGCTGAGCGAGCCGGGCAAGGACTTCGAGGGCGGAGAGTTCCTCCTGGTCGAGCAGCGCCCACGCGCCCAGTCGCGGGGCAGCGTGGTGCACCTCGAGCAGGGCGAGGCGGTGATCTTCACGACGCGATACCGGCCCGCGGCGGGCGCCCGCGGCCACCACCGCGTCAACATGCGCCACGGCGTGAGCCGCGTCCTCTCAGGCGAGCGCTACACCCTCGGCGTCATCTTCCACAACGCCGCGTAGCGCCGCCCGGGCGCGAAGAGGCCCCCCGGGGCGCCCCGGGCCCCCCTGCTGCCGGGCGGCGGAAGCTCTCTATTCGGTGAGGTGGCGGATGTCTTCGGTAAAGCGGCGCATGAGCGTGAGGTGCTCGTCGAGGTCGCGGGCGGGTGCCTCGAGCACGATGTGGCTCACTCCCACGTCGGCGTAGCGCTGAATCTGCTCGGCAATGAACTGGGGCGGGCCCAGGAGGCTCGCCTTCGGGTGCGGCGAAGCTTCCTCGCGGATGCTGTAGCCCGCTCGCACGGAGAAGGTCAAGTCCGTGCCGAGCCGGCCGACGTTCTCGCATGCCTTCCACACCTCGCGGATCTGCTCTCGCATGACGTCGGGAGCCGACCACGCGGCGTGGAAGCCGTCGCCGAAGCGCGCCACGCGCCGGTAGGCCGCGGCCGTGCGGCCGCCGATCCAGAGCGGGGGATACGGCTTCTGCGCGGGCTTGGGGAAGCAGCCGACGTCGTCGAAGTGGAAGAACTCGCCCTCGTGCTTGGATCGCTCGTCGGCCCAGCAGCGCTTCATGACCCCGAGCGCCTCGTCGCTCCACGCTCCGCGGCGCTCGAAGGGCACGCCGAAGAGCTCGATCTCGTCGCGCAGCCAGCCGACGCCCGCGCCCACGATGACGCGCCCGCCCGAGAGATTGTCGAGCGTGGCGATGGTCTTGGCGGCGAGCACGGGGTGACGGTGCGGGAGGACCAGCACCGTGGTGCCGAGCCTGACCCGCTCCGTCACGGCCGCGACGAGTGCCAGGGCCGTCAGCGGCTCGAGGAAGACGTCGGTCGGCGGGACCGGGAACGTGCCCGTCCGGCTCGAGCCGTACGGCGTCGTCGGCTCGAAGGGCAGGGCGACGTGATCGGAGACGAAGACCGACTCGAAGCCGCGCGTTTCCGCCTCGCGCGCAACCAGAATCAGGTTCTCGCGAGTGGCGAGGCGGCCGTAGCAGGGCAGATGCCAGCCGAAGTCCACGGGGGCGGCCGGGCCTACACCTTCGGCCGGATGTCGCGCGCGAAGGTCTCGAAGGTGCGCACCATGTGGGCGAGGTCGCGGTAGCTCGCCTCCATCAGCACGTGGCTCACCCCGAGAGCCTTGAAGCGCCTGAGATCCTCCACGATCTCCTCCGGCGTGCCCTGGAGCGCCTTGCGGTCCGGGCCGCCCGGGGCCGGGCGGATGGCGAGGCCCGCGCGCATCGTGATGGTCAGCTCGTCGAACCGCCGCTTCTGCCTGGCGCACTCCTCGCGCAGCTCGCGGAGGCCGCTCTCGAGGCCGGCCGCGGTGGGAAAGGCCGCGTGCCATCCGTCCGCCAGCGCGACGATGCGCCTGAGCGCGGGCTTGGCGTGCCCGCCCATCCAGATGGGGATGTCGCCGCGGACGGGCTTTGGGAAGCAGCCGATGTCGTCGAAGTTGAAGAAGCGCCCGTGAAAGCTGGTACGCTCGTCCCGCCAGCAGGCGCGCATGATCCGGATCGCCTCGTCGGACCAGGCGCCTCGCTCAGCGAACGGCGCGCCCAGGAGCTCGATCTCCTCGCGCATCCAGCCGACGCCCGCGCCCAGGATGACGCGGCCGCCCGAGAGGTGGTCGAGCGTGGCCAGCGCCTTCGCCGCCAGCACCGGGTGGCGGTGGGGTAGGACGAGGACCGTGGTGCCGAGCTTCGCGCGCTCGGTCACCCCGGCGACCATGGCGAGCGCCGTCAGCGGCTCGAGGAAGGTCGCGTCCGGCGCCAGCGGGAACTGCCCCGTGTCGCTGTACGGGTAGCGGGAGCGGATCGTGTGCGGGATGACGATGTGGTCGCTCGCCCAGAGGCTCTCGTAGCCGAGCTGCTCCATCTCCCGCGCGAAGGCGAGCAGGCTCGTGCGCGTCGCGGCGGGACCGAAGATGGGAAGGTGGCAGCCGAATTCCACGCGCTACTCCCTGTGGGCGCCCGACGCGTAGACGAGGCGGTCGCCGAGCTCCCCGCCGGCGATCATCTGGCCGAGGCGGGAGTGCTGGATCTTTCCGCTCGACGTCTTGGGGATGGTGCCCGGGCGGACGAGTAGGACGCGGGCGGGGCGGTGGCCGCGCCCCTGGTGGACGCGCTGGACGATCTCGCGGACGATCCCGCTCAACGCCTCCGTGTCGTCGGCGCCCTCGCGCACCTCGGCGACGACGTGGAGGCGCTGGCTGCCGGTCCGCTCGCTGTCGATGCCGACGGCGGCCGAGTACCGCACGCCGGGGATATGGTCCACGATCTCCTCGATGTCGACGGGCACGATGTTCTCACCGCCCACGATGATGAGGTCCTTGAGCCGCCCGGTGACGAAGAGATAGCCCTCGCGGTCGACGAATCCAAGATCGCCGGTGCGCAGCCACCCGTCCGGGGAGACCACCCGGCGCGTCGCTTCGGGGTTGTTGTGGTAGCCCTGCATGACGCCGGGGCTCTTGACACAGATCTCGCCCTCGAGCCCTGGCGCGACCGGTCCTGCCTCGTCGACGATCCTGACCGACACGCCCCTGCACGGTTGCCCGACCGAGAGGAACCTGCCCGAGGGGTCGGGGCGGAGCGGCGTCCGGCGCGGCCAGATGGCCACGGCCAGCGTCGCCTCGGCCAGCCCGTAAGCCGGCGTGATCAGGTTCTGGACGCCGAACTTCTTCTCGAACGCCTCGATGGTGCTGACGCGCACGGGCTCGGCGCCCGAGAGCGCCTGCTTGACCGACGAGAGATCGATGCCCGAGACATCGCCGATGTTGCGCACGCAGTTCCTGAACCCGAAGTCCGGGGAGACGGTGAAGGTCGCCCGCACCTTGGTCACGAGCTCGAGCCAGGTGCGCGGGTTCCTGAGGT
This genomic window from Candidatus Rokuibacteriota bacterium contains:
- a CDS encoding transaldolase family protein, which translates into the protein VPGDVSLEVVATDFEGMVKEGKELAQVAKNVVVKCPLTKDGLKAVKYLSGEGIRINQTLCFSAPQALLSAKAGATYISPFLGRLDDIGAVGMDLVRDICEIYRNYGFKTQVLAASIRSPLHVVDAAKAGAHVCTMPFSVLEMLMKHPLTDIGLKKFLDDWNKSGAKI
- a CDS encoding sigma-70 family RNA polymerase sigma factor, which translates into the protein MGRVARGDEAAFGELVGRYGGRLLGVARRLLGSRADAEDAVQRALLQCYLGAGTYRSEWAVSTWLYRILTNVCMDELRRRKSRSGELEPPARPDPPGEHLDLRRALHRVPTEARVLLALRYVDGLSYGELARIRGISINTVKSQLQRGKSLLKTALTKGDPA
- a CDS encoding methylated-DNA--[protein]-cysteine S-methyltransferase encodes the protein MKTDRIDDILKRYFQPDAEPGDLAKQVLMAARASARETGRLLDRISIQATPDGVSLIRAGRLPKPATAAARRVATLAREELSEYFQGKRAFFSVPVDLSEAPDFQKKVLAAARRIPFGEVRPYAWVARRIGHPRAVRAVGTALGRNPVPFIVPCHRVLQTGGGLGGYLFGTDVKRRLLSLERTTPVYEGCASTRIVCRVGCVHGRHMRPDNRVVFASVDDARSVGYRPCKVCKPQAA
- a CDS encoding 2OG-Fe(II) oxygenase, producing MNTSIADRLTRLDWAEIGASLDEWGHARTPALLSPAECAELRVLYADPARFRSRVDMARYRFGVGEYKYFSEPLPPSVREIRERAYPPLAVIANRWEAALKTRVRYSADLAGLLTLCARRGQKKPTPLLLRYDAGGYNCLHQDLYGEVVFPIQLTVLLSEPGKDFEGGEFLLVEQRPRAQSRGSVVHLEQGEAVIFTTRYRPAAGARGHHRVNMRHGVSRVLSGERYTLGVIFHNAA
- a CDS encoding LLM class F420-dependent oxidoreductase, producing MDFGWHLPCYGRLATRENLILVAREAETRGFESVFVSDHVALPFEPTTPYGSSRTGTFPVPPTDVFLEPLTALALVAAVTERVRLGTTVLVLPHRHPVLAAKTIATLDNLSGGRVIVGAGVGWLRDEIELFGVPFERRGAWSDEALGVMKRCWADERSKHEGEFFHFDDVGCFPKPAQKPYPPLWIGGRTAAAYRRVARFGDGFHAAWSAPDVMREQIREVWKACENVGRLGTDLTFSVRAGYSIREEASPHPKASLLGPPQFIAEQIQRYADVGVSHIVLEAPARDLDEHLTLMRRFTEDIRHLTE
- a CDS encoding LLM class F420-dependent oxidoreductase, with translation MEFGCHLPIFGPAATRTSLLAFAREMEQLGYESLWASDHIVIPHTIRSRYPYSDTGQFPLAPDATFLEPLTALAMVAGVTERAKLGTTVLVLPHRHPVLAAKALATLDHLSGGRVILGAGVGWMREEIELLGAPFAERGAWSDEAIRIMRACWRDERTSFHGRFFNFDDIGCFPKPVRGDIPIWMGGHAKPALRRIVALADGWHAAFPTAAGLESGLRELREECARQKRRFDELTITMRAGLAIRPAPGGPDRKALQGTPEEIVEDLRRFKALGVSHVLMEASYRDLAHMVRTFETFARDIRPKV
- a CDS encoding AMP-binding protein translates to MAGSTTTPTTLTELMGRSVSAEPDAPYFHLYDEAVTYGQLWKESARYAAGLRRAGIDRGDKVCLIYPTCKEFFFTFFGALRLGAVPVPLYPTLGVEATAGVFRDSEAKAVATIGWFRKGVEESQAAASNIRHVLEPQDLEVDGPSPAFPTPHETDTAFIQYTSGSTGNPRGVVLSHANVTQTVAFMAEAAQLTREDVVVSWLPLYHDMGLIGCAFTPSSMGADLWLLPPDLRNPRTWLELVTKVRATFTVSPDFGFRNCVRNIGDVSGIDLSSVKQALSGAEPVRVSTIEAFEKKFGVQNLITPAYGLAEATLAVAIWPRRTPLRPDPSGRFLSVGQPCRGVSVRIVDEAGPVAPGLEGEICVKSPGVMQGYHNNPEATRRVVSPDGWLRTGDLGFVDREGYLFVTGRLKDLIIVGGENIVPVDIEEIVDHIPGVRYSAAVGIDSERTGSQRLHVVAEVREGADDTEALSGIVREIVQRVHQGRGHRPARVLLVRPGTIPKTSSGKIQHSRLGQMIAGGELGDRLVYASGAHRE